A genomic segment from Blastococcus sp. PRF04-17 encodes:
- a CDS encoding FAD binding domain-containing protein, producing MKPAPFRYADPGTLDEALAVLSDEGAGAKVLAGGQSLLPLLSMRLAAPATLVDINRVPGLDTVETTGDGVTVGALVRHNQLLHDGAAARVQPLLARATANVAHPAIRNRGTTVGSIAHADPSGEMTSVLALTDGSVSVASPDGVETVGWRDFFVGPLETSVHGPAVVTSAFFPALPARSGTAFAEVARRKGDYAVCGAGVVVTLDADRRVERVRASYVSVGLTPEVHDLTDAVVGSPVDKADWAGAGELARSLVDPDTDIHASADYRRLLVGVLTERTLASAAAEAAGGFE from the coding sequence GTGAAACCAGCTCCCTTCCGTTACGCCGACCCCGGCACCCTGGACGAGGCCCTCGCAGTCCTGTCCGACGAGGGGGCGGGCGCCAAGGTGCTCGCCGGCGGCCAGTCGCTGCTCCCGCTGCTCTCCATGCGGCTCGCGGCGCCGGCCACGCTGGTGGACATCAACCGGGTGCCCGGTCTCGACACCGTCGAGACCACCGGGGACGGCGTGACGGTGGGGGCGCTCGTCCGGCACAACCAGCTACTCCATGACGGCGCCGCCGCCCGGGTCCAGCCACTGCTGGCCCGGGCGACGGCGAACGTCGCCCACCCGGCCATCCGCAACCGGGGGACGACGGTCGGCTCCATCGCCCACGCGGACCCCTCGGGCGAGATGACCTCAGTCCTCGCCCTCACCGACGGCTCCGTCTCCGTGGCGTCTCCGGACGGCGTCGAGACCGTCGGCTGGCGCGACTTCTTCGTCGGCCCGCTGGAGACCTCCGTCCACGGTCCCGCGGTCGTCACGTCCGCCTTCTTCCCCGCGCTGCCCGCCCGCTCCGGCACCGCCTTCGCCGAGGTCGCCCGCCGCAAGGGCGACTACGCCGTCTGCGGGGCGGGCGTCGTCGTCACGCTGGATGCCGACCGCCGGGTGGAGCGCGTCCGCGCCTCCTACGTCTCGGTGGGGCTGACCCCCGAGGTGCACGACCTGACCGACGCCGTGGTGGGCTCACCGGTGGACAAGGCCGACTGGGCCGGCGCCGGCGAGCTGGCGCGGTCGCTGGTCGACCCGGACACCGACATCCACGCCAGCGCCGACTACCGGCGGCTGCTGGTCGGGGTGCTGACCGAACGGACTCTGGCCTCGGCCGCCGCCGAGGCCGCTGGGGGCTTCGAATGA
- a CDS encoding oxidoreductase, with product MWTPADIPDLTGRVAVVTGANGGLGLVTAHELAGAGAHVVLAARDQAKATTAEEQIHARNPRAETEIVPLDLGSLKSVTDSAGTISSKHERVDILVNNAGVMAMPERRTEDGFEMQLGVDHLGHWAFTAHLMPALLRAERARVVTVTSTARFMGGVVDPQNPHLEGRYKPWRAYAQAKLANYHFGLGLQQQFAKAKVGAISLIAHPGLSDTDLQSRAVREQGGGWGAALSEVLANRAGMSPAEGARPQLRAATDPHAKGGELYAPRYVSNGPAVRRPILRRWDLQRRIDELWQVSERETGVALDVG from the coding sequence ATGTGGACCCCGGCCGACATCCCTGACCTGACCGGACGCGTCGCGGTGGTGACCGGTGCCAACGGCGGCCTGGGCCTGGTCACCGCGCACGAGCTGGCCGGCGCCGGCGCCCACGTCGTCCTCGCCGCCCGGGACCAGGCCAAGGCCACGACGGCCGAGGAGCAGATCCACGCCCGCAACCCGCGGGCCGAGACCGAGATCGTCCCGCTCGACCTCGGTTCGCTGAAGTCGGTCACCGATTCGGCCGGGACGATCAGCTCGAAGCACGAACGGGTCGACATCCTCGTCAACAACGCCGGTGTCATGGCCATGCCGGAGCGGCGCACCGAGGACGGCTTCGAGATGCAGCTCGGCGTCGACCACCTCGGCCACTGGGCCTTCACCGCGCACCTGATGCCGGCCCTGCTGAGAGCAGAAAGGGCACGCGTCGTCACCGTCACCAGCACGGCCCGGTTCATGGGCGGCGTGGTCGACCCGCAGAACCCGCACCTCGAGGGCAGGTACAAGCCGTGGCGCGCCTACGCCCAGGCCAAGCTGGCCAACTACCACTTCGGCCTCGGACTGCAGCAGCAGTTCGCCAAGGCGAAGGTCGGCGCCATCAGCCTCATCGCCCACCCCGGCCTGTCCGACACCGACCTGCAGTCGCGCGCCGTCCGGGAGCAGGGCGGCGGCTGGGGCGCCGCGCTCTCCGAGGTCCTGGCCAATCGCGCCGGCATGTCCCCCGCCGAGGGTGCCCGCCCCCAGCTCCGGGCCGCCACCGACCCGCACGCCAAGGGGGGCGAGCTCTACGCCCCGCGGTACGTCTCGAACGGTCCCGCCGTCCGCCGGCCGATCCTGCGCCGCTGGGACCTGCAGCGGCGCATCGACGAGCTCTGGCAGGTCAGCGAGCGGGAGACCGGCGTGGCCCTGGACGTCGGTTAG
- a CDS encoding ABC transporter permease subunit — translation MTTTLIQPTSSTSHRKASAMSTTATATLPAAGSMARRTGPSFPALTGLEIRKSLSTRSGKAVAALAVGVGPLGVLLATLTSGGGVVAAIALGIMGMLIALVLLALGVLSTAGEWTHKSVERTYLLVPQRGRVLAAKATAMAVLGLVLAAVGVGLAVGTLAVVTPDVVWFAAGQAVIAVIASGAAFAVIGAGIGAAVGNSAAAMIATYLTVLGILPVVNSVKPEIAEKLDPASSIVTLAQHGAATTPIVVISAWVVISTIAGIVITRRRSVA, via the coding sequence ATGACCACCACCCTCATCCAGCCGACCTCCTCCACCTCGCACCGAAAGGCATCCGCGATGAGCACCACCGCAACCGCCACCCTTCCGGCCGCCGGATCGATGGCCCGACGGACCGGTCCGTCCTTCCCGGCGCTGACCGGCCTGGAGATCCGCAAGTCCCTGTCCACCCGCTCCGGCAAGGCAGTGGCCGCGCTGGCCGTCGGAGTCGGTCCGCTCGGGGTGCTGCTCGCCACGTTGACCAGCGGCGGCGGAGTGGTCGCGGCCATCGCGCTCGGCATCATGGGCATGCTGATCGCCCTCGTCCTGCTCGCTCTCGGCGTGCTTTCCACTGCGGGGGAGTGGACCCACAAGAGCGTCGAGCGCACCTACCTGCTGGTTCCGCAGCGGGGACGGGTGCTCGCCGCCAAGGCCACGGCGATGGCCGTGCTGGGCCTGGTGCTCGCCGCGGTCGGCGTCGGACTCGCGGTCGGCACGCTGGCGGTCGTCACGCCGGATGTCGTCTGGTTCGCGGCCGGCCAAGCCGTGATCGCCGTCATCGCCTCCGGCGCCGCGTTCGCGGTCATCGGGGCCGGGATCGGTGCGGCGGTGGGCAACTCGGCCGCCGCGATGATCGCGACCTACCTGACCGTCCTCGGCATCCTGCCGGTGGTGAACTCGGTCAAGCCGGAGATCGCCGAGAAGCTGGACCCGGCCTCCTCGATCGTGACGCTGGCCCAGCACGGGGCGGCGACCACGCCGATCGTGGTGATCAGCGCCTGGGTGGTCATCTCGACCATCGCCGGGATCGTCATCACCCGCCGCCGCTCGGTGGCCTGA
- a CDS encoding sensor domain-containing phosphodiesterase: MARQRTDAEQQIADLLHTARKSLRLSVAFLSRLDGTTQHLEVVDSAIPVLFSDGMTQRQETSFCQAIIDGRLPAVIPDVKAFPEAMKLPTAKIPRIRSYVSAPVVLSDGSLYGTFCAFGLTSDKELTTRDKTLMDVLASAAAVIVEPGVRSQQERTEIETRLGPVMAAGGPVIAVQPIVDLSTGYRVGVEALSRFPAEWGKAPDVVFAEAHGIGAGHRLELLALQRAAEVLADIDGYVSMNVSPGTLLTAACQALLARLPLDRVLLELSEHDQVEDYDALDTALAPLRRAGLRLAIDDVGAGFSSLRHIVVTSPDVIKIDRSIVTGVHEDPVLAKLVHSLVEFAHGCDVQVVAEGVETAAEDVVLRTLGVDYGQGWQFGRPGPVDALRPAAALTA; encoded by the coding sequence GTGGCCCGTCAGCGCACCGACGCCGAGCAGCAGATCGCCGACCTGCTGCACACGGCGCGCAAATCGCTGCGCCTGAGCGTCGCCTTCCTCAGCCGGCTCGACGGCACGACCCAGCACCTCGAGGTGGTCGACTCGGCCATCCCGGTGCTGTTCTCCGACGGGATGACGCAGCGCCAGGAGACCTCGTTCTGCCAGGCGATCATCGACGGGCGGCTGCCGGCGGTGATCCCCGACGTGAAGGCCTTCCCGGAGGCGATGAAGCTGCCGACGGCGAAGATCCCGCGGATCCGCAGCTACGTCTCCGCGCCCGTGGTGCTCAGCGACGGCTCGCTGTACGGCACCTTCTGCGCCTTCGGGCTCACCTCGGACAAGGAACTCACCACCCGCGACAAGACGCTGATGGACGTGCTCGCCTCGGCCGCCGCCGTCATCGTCGAGCCGGGGGTGCGCTCGCAGCAGGAGCGAACCGAGATCGAGACCCGCCTTGGGCCGGTGATGGCGGCCGGTGGCCCGGTCATCGCCGTCCAGCCGATCGTCGACCTCTCCACCGGGTACCGCGTGGGCGTCGAGGCGCTGAGCCGGTTCCCCGCCGAGTGGGGGAAGGCGCCGGACGTCGTCTTCGCCGAGGCGCACGGCATCGGCGCGGGGCACCGCCTCGAACTGCTCGCGCTCCAGCGCGCCGCCGAGGTGCTGGCCGACATCGACGGCTACGTCTCCATGAACGTCTCCCCCGGCACGCTCCTGACCGCCGCCTGCCAGGCGCTGCTCGCCCGCCTGCCGCTCGACCGGGTGCTGCTGGAGCTCTCCGAGCACGACCAGGTCGAGGACTACGACGCCCTCGACACCGCCCTCGCGCCGCTGCGCCGGGCCGGCCTGCGGCTGGCGATCGACGACGTGGGCGCCGGCTTCTCGTCGCTGCGGCACATCGTCGTCACCTCGCCCGACGTCATCAAGATCGACCGCAGCATCGTGACGGGCGTGCACGAGGACCCGGTCCTCGCCAAGCTCGTGCACTCGCTCGTCGAGTTCGCGCACGGTTGCGACGTCCAGGTCGTGGCCGAAGGCGTCGAGACCGCCGCCGAGGACGTCGTCCTGCGCACCCTCGGCGTCGACTACGGGCAGGGCTGGCAGTTCGGCCGCCCGGGGCCGGTGGACGCGCTGCGACCCGCGGCGGCGCTCACCGCCTGA
- a CDS encoding ABC transporter ATP-binding protein has protein sequence MITVSGLTKKYGDRTVVDQVTFELEPGTVTGFLGPNGAGKSTTMRMITGLVPATSGTALIDGRPYTSLPNPGAVMGTLLDAGAVHPGRTGRTHLRLLAATLGVPASRADEVLELVGLTAAGGRRIGGYSLGMRQRLGIAAALLADPPVLMFDEPANGLDPEGIRWMRDLLRGHAARGGTVLLSSHLLGEVEHTVDRLLVIGGGKVVADGPISELLGSDGTVVRALDPIALSAALGAADLEARPQLDGSLIVPAATPSASAGWPP, from the coding sequence ATGATCACGGTCAGCGGACTGACCAAGAAGTACGGCGACCGGACGGTCGTCGACCAGGTGACGTTCGAGCTGGAGCCCGGCACGGTGACCGGCTTCCTCGGCCCGAACGGCGCCGGCAAGAGCACGACGATGCGGATGATCACCGGCCTGGTGCCGGCGACCTCCGGCACCGCGCTGATCGACGGCCGGCCCTACACCTCGCTCCCCAACCCGGGCGCGGTCATGGGCACGCTGCTCGACGCGGGCGCCGTCCACCCCGGGCGCACCGGGCGGACCCACCTGCGGCTGCTGGCCGCGACGCTGGGCGTCCCGGCCTCCCGTGCGGACGAGGTCCTCGAGCTGGTGGGTCTCACGGCCGCCGGGGGACGACGGATCGGCGGCTACTCGCTGGGCATGCGGCAGCGCCTCGGCATCGCGGCGGCCCTGCTGGCCGACCCGCCGGTCCTGATGTTCGACGAGCCGGCCAACGGGCTGGACCCGGAGGGCATCCGCTGGATGCGCGACCTCCTGCGCGGGCACGCGGCGCGCGGCGGCACCGTGCTCCTCTCGTCGCACCTGCTGGGCGAGGTCGAGCACACCGTCGACCGGCTGCTGGTGATCGGCGGCGGCAAGGTCGTCGCCGACGGACCGATCTCCGAGCTGCTGGGCTCGGACGGGACCGTCGTGCGGGCACTGGACCCGATCGCCCTGTCGGCGGCACTGGGGGCGGCCGACCTGGAGGCCCGTCCCCAGCTGGACGGCTCCCTGATCGTGCCGGCGGCCACGCCGAGCGCGTCGGCCGGGTGGCCGCCGTGA
- a CDS encoding diguanylate cyclase domain-containing protein codes for MIAQGRGSQGWGCAPALHPDDLLLAFVAASDVLICIVDGDGRILLANPALQRFTGLSAELLEGQRFWEVYVVPEHVALAQDAVERAMATGVATPQEGDWLTGDGERRRVSMRNTVLHDEDGRPYAIGCVAVDVTSERLREAQLHARAQTDLLTGLANRGALFDALHAHLADGPGCALLFCDLDQFKTVNDEHGHAVGDALLAEVAGRLTSHTGPYDLVARFGGDEFVIMCSRRDEEELQELARRVTECVGAPYPGPEGPLRVGVSVGVAVGRPGETADELISRADRAMYGVKTHRHRFRR; via the coding sequence GTGATCGCGCAGGGACGAGGCTCGCAGGGATGGGGCTGCGCGCCTGCCCTCCACCCCGATGACCTGCTGCTCGCCTTCGTCGCGGCCAGCGACGTCCTGATCTGCATCGTCGACGGCGACGGCCGAATCCTGCTGGCCAACCCGGCTCTGCAGCGGTTCACCGGGTTGAGTGCCGAACTGCTCGAAGGGCAGCGGTTCTGGGAGGTGTACGTCGTCCCGGAGCACGTGGCCCTGGCGCAGGACGCCGTCGAGCGGGCGATGGCCACCGGGGTGGCGACTCCGCAGGAGGGCGACTGGTTGACCGGGGACGGCGAGCGGCGGCGCGTCTCGATGCGCAACACCGTCCTGCACGACGAGGACGGCCGCCCCTATGCGATCGGCTGCGTGGCGGTGGACGTGACCAGCGAGCGGCTGCGCGAGGCGCAACTGCACGCCCGCGCGCAGACCGACCTGCTCACCGGACTGGCCAACCGTGGCGCCCTGTTCGACGCGCTGCACGCCCACCTGGCGGACGGTCCGGGCTGCGCGCTGCTGTTCTGCGACCTCGACCAGTTCAAGACCGTCAACGACGAGCACGGGCACGCCGTCGGCGACGCGCTCCTCGCCGAGGTCGCCGGCCGGCTCACCTCGCACACGGGCCCGTACGACCTGGTCGCCCGGTTCGGCGGCGACGAGTTCGTGATCATGTGCTCGCGGCGCGACGAGGAGGAGCTGCAGGAGCTCGCCCGGCGGGTGACCGAGTGCGTCGGCGCTCCCTATCCGGGGCCGGAAGGGCCGCTGCGGGTCGGCGTCAGCGTCGGAGTGGCGGTCGGTCGGCCGGGTGAGACCGCCGACGAGCTGATCAGCCGGGCGGACCGGGCGATGTACGGGGTGAAGACGCACCGCCACCGGTTCAGGCGGTGA
- a CDS encoding (2Fe-2S)-binding protein, with amino-acid sequence MTVDTERTITVTVNGVPREATVPVRRLLSDALRHDLGLTGTHVGCEHGVCGACTVLVDGDPVRSCLMLAVQVDGHAVTTVEGLAAPDGTLHPVQEAFRECHALQCGFCTPGFLTTIAAELEKRDRSAGLTEEEVDEIVGGNLCRCTGYANIKKAVHHAAAAMKDAQ; translated from the coding sequence ATGACCGTCGACACGGAACGGACGATCACCGTCACGGTGAACGGTGTTCCACGCGAGGCGACCGTGCCGGTGCGCCGGCTGCTGTCCGACGCGCTCCGGCACGACCTGGGGCTGACGGGCACGCACGTCGGGTGCGAGCACGGCGTCTGCGGCGCGTGCACCGTGCTCGTCGACGGCGACCCGGTGCGCTCGTGCCTGATGCTCGCCGTCCAGGTGGACGGCCACGCGGTGACGACGGTCGAGGGCCTGGCCGCTCCCGACGGGACCCTGCACCCGGTGCAGGAGGCGTTCCGCGAGTGCCACGCGCTGCAGTGCGGGTTCTGCACGCCGGGGTTCCTGACCACGATCGCGGCGGAGCTGGAGAAGCGGGACCGGTCGGCGGGGCTCACCGAGGAGGAGGTCGACGAGATCGTCGGCGGCAACCTCTGCCGGTGCACCGGCTACGCCAACATCAAGAAGGCCGTGCACCACGCGGCGGCCGCGATGAAGGACGCCCAGTGA
- a CDS encoding dihydrofolate reductase family protein, translating into MRPLVVTTFVTMDGVMQAPGGAGEDPSGGFGYEGWLPPHFDEGMGEQMNEWFAGAQDFLLGRTTYEIFHASWPQMISDDPVSQGINFKKKYVASRTLTSIEWETAELLSGDVAATVRALKAEDGGELQVHGSAGLIQTLLAEDLVDELRLMVFPVTLGQGKRLFGEGTIPRTWRLTSSRASSTGVLMTTFQRVGEVELGSVGPEYN; encoded by the coding sequence ATGCGCCCCCTCGTCGTCACCACGTTCGTCACCATGGACGGGGTCATGCAGGCCCCCGGAGGCGCCGGGGAGGACCCCTCGGGTGGCTTCGGCTACGAGGGCTGGCTGCCGCCGCACTTCGACGAGGGCATGGGCGAGCAGATGAACGAGTGGTTCGCCGGCGCCCAGGACTTCCTGCTCGGCCGGACGACGTACGAGATCTTCCACGCCTCCTGGCCGCAGATGATCAGCGATGACCCGGTGTCCCAAGGCATCAACTTCAAGAAGAAGTACGTCGCCTCCCGCACGCTGACGTCGATCGAGTGGGAGACCGCTGAGCTCCTGTCGGGGGACGTGGCCGCCACCGTCCGCGCGCTGAAGGCCGAGGACGGCGGGGAGTTGCAGGTGCACGGCTCGGCCGGGCTGATCCAGACGCTGCTGGCGGAGGACCTGGTCGACGAGCTGCGGCTCATGGTGTTCCCCGTGACGCTGGGTCAGGGGAAGCGGCTCTTCGGCGAGGGGACCATCCCGCGCACCTGGCGGCTGACGTCGTCCAGGGCGTCGTCCACCGGCGTGCTGATGACGACCTTCCAACGGGTCGGCGAGGTCGAGCTCGGCTCGGTCGGCCCCGAGTACAACTGA
- a CDS encoding SRPBCC family protein, producing the protein MNLDGSAVLHADPDKVWSVITDPAVLARTIPGCESLEQVGDDEYKMNVTVGVGAIRGTYAGEVRLSDQQRPKSYVMHASGAGGPGNVRAKVLINLEPSDEGTTLTYSADAVVGGAVAGVGQRMMTGVAKRMAGQFFKAIDDELTGAVVPISTAPSAAAVSDTGLAAAGAPAEAPRVFTGKAAATGAAPTDLQSVLLGAAAGAALTLLGVLVGFRLGRRKG; encoded by the coding sequence GTGAACCTCGACGGCTCTGCGGTGCTGCATGCCGACCCCGACAAGGTGTGGTCGGTGATCACCGACCCGGCCGTGCTGGCGCGGACGATCCCCGGGTGCGAGTCGCTGGAGCAGGTCGGCGACGACGAGTACAAGATGAACGTCACCGTCGGGGTGGGCGCGATCCGCGGGACCTACGCCGGAGAGGTGCGGCTGTCGGACCAGCAGCGGCCGAAGTCCTACGTGATGCACGCATCCGGCGCGGGCGGCCCGGGGAACGTGCGGGCGAAGGTGCTGATCAACCTGGAGCCGTCGGACGAGGGGACGACGCTGACCTACTCCGCGGACGCCGTGGTCGGCGGCGCGGTGGCCGGCGTGGGCCAGCGGATGATGACCGGCGTCGCCAAGCGCATGGCCGGCCAGTTCTTCAAGGCGATCGACGACGAGCTCACCGGCGCCGTGGTGCCGATCTCGACAGCGCCATCCGCGGCGGCTGTGAGCGACACCGGACTTGCCGCGGCCGGCGCGCCCGCCGAGGCACCGCGCGTCTTCACCGGCAAGGCGGCTGCGACAGGCGCCGCGCCGACGGACCTCCAGTCCGTCCTGCTGGGCGCCGCCGCCGGCGCGGCGCTCACCCTGCTCGGCGTCCTGGTCGGCTTCCGCCTCGGCCGCCGCAAGGGCTGA
- a CDS encoding response regulator transcription factor translates to MTIKVLLVDDEELVRFGLRTVLEASGDFAVVGEAANGLAGVHAAEELRPDVVLMDIRMPVMDGLRATREILAKAHPPQVAVLTTFHADEYVYAALAAGAAGFLLKDTPPREIAAAVRAVADGTATLSPKVTATLIESYVDKRAAPRKAQALRRIRELSDREREVLTLLGSGESNAELAKKLYVSEATVKTYVSRLLAKLDLANRTQAAILAHEAGLLDG, encoded by the coding sequence GTGACGATCAAGGTGCTGCTCGTGGACGACGAGGAGCTCGTGCGGTTCGGTCTGCGCACCGTGCTCGAGGCGTCGGGCGACTTCGCGGTGGTGGGGGAGGCGGCCAACGGGCTGGCCGGCGTCCATGCTGCCGAGGAGCTGCGGCCCGACGTCGTCCTCATGGACATCCGGATGCCGGTGATGGACGGGCTCAGGGCGACGCGGGAGATCCTCGCCAAGGCGCATCCGCCGCAGGTCGCCGTCCTCACGACGTTCCACGCCGACGAGTACGTGTACGCGGCGCTGGCCGCCGGAGCCGCCGGCTTCCTGCTCAAGGACACCCCGCCCCGCGAGATCGCCGCTGCGGTGCGGGCGGTCGCCGACGGCACCGCCACGCTGTCGCCGAAGGTGACCGCGACGCTCATCGAGTCCTACGTGGATAAGCGGGCCGCTCCGCGCAAGGCGCAGGCGTTGCGCCGGATCCGTGAGCTGTCCGACCGCGAGCGCGAGGTGCTCACCCTGCTCGGCAGCGGCGAGTCCAACGCGGAGCTGGCGAAGAAGCTCTACGTCAGCGAGGCGACGGTGAAGACGTACGTCTCCCGGCTGCTGGCGAAGCTGGACCTGGCGAACCGGACGCAGGCGGCGATCCTGGCGCACGAGGCAGGCCTGCTCGACGGGTGA
- a CDS encoding serine hydrolase domain-containing protein, protein MAEVHGSCDDRFAGVREALAEQLDGDELGASVAVDLDGETVVDLWGGWRNEARTAPWTQDTIVNVWSTTKCVLNLAALMLVERGDLDVFAPVGNYWPEFSAKGKKDVEVRHIMSHTSGVSGWEQPFSIRDMYDWETACERLARQRPWWSPGAASGYHAATQGHLVGEVIRRITNTTFEHFVEHEIAGPLGADFQVGARPQDWDRIADLVPPPRVDPDPSTDLSTVAMRTWMGPVMSTKACSSPEWRAADLGALNGHSNARGVLDVLRVLSLGGEVGGRRLLSEKTIDLIFQVQADGVDLVLEQPFRWGIGYCLGSPIVPYVPSGRVAFWGGWGGSLAVMDLDRRLTITYMMNRMAPGIIGSPRAEAYVRAVYDAVG, encoded by the coding sequence ATGGCCGAGGTGCACGGCAGCTGCGACGACCGGTTCGCGGGGGTGCGGGAGGCCCTGGCCGAGCAGCTGGACGGCGACGAGCTCGGCGCGTCGGTCGCGGTGGACCTCGACGGCGAGACCGTCGTCGACCTGTGGGGCGGCTGGCGGAACGAGGCCCGGACGGCGCCGTGGACGCAGGACACCATCGTCAACGTCTGGTCGACGACCAAGTGCGTGCTCAACCTGGCCGCGCTGATGCTGGTCGAGCGGGGCGACCTCGACGTCTTCGCGCCGGTGGGCAACTACTGGCCCGAGTTCTCGGCCAAGGGCAAGAAGGACGTCGAGGTGCGGCACATCATGTCGCACACCTCGGGCGTCTCCGGCTGGGAGCAGCCCTTCTCGATCCGGGACATGTACGACTGGGAGACCGCCTGCGAACGGCTGGCCCGCCAGCGGCCGTGGTGGTCGCCCGGGGCGGCGTCCGGGTACCACGCGGCCACCCAGGGACACCTCGTCGGCGAGGTCATCCGGCGGATCACCAACACGACGTTCGAGCACTTCGTCGAGCACGAGATCGCCGGGCCGCTGGGCGCCGACTTCCAGGTGGGCGCCCGGCCGCAGGACTGGGACCGGATCGCTGATCTCGTACCTCCGCCGAGGGTCGATCCCGACCCGTCCACCGACCTGAGCACGGTGGCCATGCGGACGTGGATGGGCCCGGTCATGTCGACCAAGGCGTGTTCCTCGCCGGAGTGGCGGGCTGCCGACCTGGGGGCGCTCAACGGGCACTCGAACGCCCGTGGCGTGCTCGACGTCCTGCGGGTGCTCTCCCTGGGCGGCGAGGTGGGCGGCCGGCGGCTGCTGTCGGAGAAGACGATCGACCTGATCTTCCAGGTGCAGGCCGACGGGGTGGACCTGGTGCTCGAGCAGCCGTTCCGCTGGGGGATCGGCTACTGCCTGGGGTCGCCGATCGTGCCGTACGTGCCGTCGGGGCGGGTGGCGTTCTGGGGCGGCTGGGGCGGCTCGCTGGCGGTGATGGACCTGGACCGGCGGCTGACGATCACCTACATGATGAACCGGATGGCGCCGGGGATCATCGGCTCGCCGCGGGCCGAGGCCTACGTCCGGGCCGTCTACGACGCGGTGGGGTGA
- a CDS encoding sensor histidine kinase, with translation MRLRARLWPGLSVRSIWFEVLIAVLGGLSVSAVSWTPGPSLVSTATAAVASTVVSLALLFFRRRAPLVPFLLAAALGAVQPAIGGSIPLSAYAVGRYTDRWPPRVVAGVVGSVAVSQFWTEPSVGEIVGGLASIAFIVLLPGAIGAWVRARADLMTALTERAEKAEAERELLAREAIASERARIAREMHDAVGHRVSLMVLQAGAIEMAAADRGRVEQLACQVQVAGRQALDELRQAVGVLRDGEDDGAPLTPQPGLDDLERLVKECRAAGMTVAFTQPRPDAAPVEPAVSRAAYRIVQEALTNAGKHAPGAAVTVDVVREPDQLLVRVVNGPPIGPAFDRTGGGFGLVGLSERVRTLDGTLRAEPRLDGGFLVEAVLPA, from the coding sequence ATGAGGCTCCGCGCGCGCTTGTGGCCGGGCCTCTCCGTGCGCAGCATCTGGTTCGAGGTGCTGATCGCGGTGCTCGGCGGGCTCAGCGTCAGCGCCGTCTCCTGGACCCCCGGCCCATCGCTGGTCTCCACCGCCACCGCCGCCGTCGCCTCGACGGTCGTGAGCCTGGCCCTGCTGTTCTTCCGCCGCCGCGCCCCGCTGGTTCCCTTCCTGCTGGCGGCCGCCCTCGGCGCCGTCCAGCCCGCGATCGGCGGGTCCATCCCGCTCAGTGCCTACGCAGTCGGCCGCTACACCGACCGCTGGCCGCCCCGAGTCGTCGCCGGCGTCGTCGGCTCCGTCGCCGTCAGCCAGTTCTGGACCGAGCCCTCGGTCGGCGAGATCGTCGGGGGCCTGGCGTCGATCGCGTTCATCGTGCTGCTGCCCGGCGCGATCGGCGCCTGGGTGCGCGCCCGCGCCGACCTCATGACCGCGCTCACCGAGCGGGCCGAGAAGGCGGAGGCCGAGCGCGAGCTGCTGGCCCGCGAGGCCATCGCCAGCGAGCGCGCCCGCATCGCCCGCGAGATGCACGACGCCGTCGGCCACCGGGTGAGCCTGATGGTCCTGCAGGCCGGCGCCATCGAGATGGCCGCCGCCGACCGCGGCCGCGTCGAGCAGCTGGCCTGCCAGGTCCAGGTGGCCGGCCGGCAGGCCCTCGACGAGCTCCGTCAGGCGGTCGGGGTGCTCCGGGACGGCGAGGACGACGGCGCGCCGCTGACGCCCCAGCCAGGGCTCGACGACCTCGAGCGGCTGGTCAAGGAGTGCCGTGCCGCCGGCATGACCGTCGCATTCACCCAGCCGCGACCCGACGCCGCGCCCGTGGAGCCGGCCGTCTCCCGTGCTGCCTACCGCATCGTGCAGGAGGCGCTCACCAACGCCGGCAAGCACGCACCGGGAGCCGCGGTCACCGTGGACGTCGTCCGCGAGCCGGACCAGCTGCTCGTCCGGGTCGTCAACGGCCCGCCCATCGGGCCCGCCTTCGACCGCACGGGCGGTGGCTTCGGCCTGGTGGGGCTGAGCGAGCGGGTGCGCACGCTGGACGGCACGTTGCGGGCAGAACCGCGGCTGGACGGCGGCTTCCTCGTCGAGGCGGTGCTGCCGGCGTGA